The Tessaracoccus timonensis sequence CTACGGTGGTGAGCCCAGCGGCGCGCGCCCTGGCCGCGAACCACTGCGCCTCCTCGGCGGTGGCCACCATGGGAGCCATGACGCGCAGGTCGGCCCCGGTGGCCCGCTGGGCCGCTGCGAGAGCGGCGAGTTGGTCGTCGAGGAGTTCCTGGCGCACCTGGGACAGGCGCAGGCCGCGACGGCCGAGCGCCGGGTTCTCCTCCGCCCCGAGATCCGCGAAGTGCAGGGGCTTGTCGGCGCCGGCGTCGAGGGTGCGGATGACGACGCGACGATCCCCGAACGCCCGCAGCACGCGCGTGTAGGACTCGGTCTGCTCCTCGCAGGTGGGCGGCACCTCGCGGTCCAGGAACAGGAACTCGGTGCGGAACAGCCCCACACCCTCCACGTCCTTGTCAGCAGCCAGTTCGGCGTCCTCGACGGTGCCGACGTTGGCCAACAGCGCGACGGGGTGCCCGCAGGCGGTGCGGCCGGGGCCGGAGGCGTCACCGAGTGCGGCCCTACGGCGCTCCGCCCGCTCGGTGAACGCCGTCACGAGCTCGGGCGCCGGCCGGACGAAGACCTCGCCGGACCCGCCGTCGAGCAGCACCTTGGTGCCTTCCTCGACGGCAGTGATGCCCTCCGCCCGCACCACGGCGGGGATCCCGCGCCCGGAAGCGAGGATCGCGGTGTGGCTGGTGGGGCCGCCCTCAGCGGTGATGATGCCGAGCACGAGCGCCGGATCCAGCACGGCGGTCTCCGCCGGCGCGAGATCACGCGCGACGACGATCCCCGGCTCGGTCATGGCTGGCACGCCCGGCTCGGGCAGCCCCCGCAGGCGCGCGATGGCGCGGTCGCGGACGTCGTTGAGGTCGGTGGAGCGCTGGGCCATGTAGCCGCCCAGCTTCTGCAGCTTCGCCACATAGGTGCCGACCGCGGCATCGACAGCCCTCGTGAGGCCGGCACCGCCGGCGAGCTGCTTGGCGATGGCTTTGCTGAGCCCCTTGTCGGTGGCGAGGCTCGCGGTCATCTCGAGGATCTCGCTGGCCTCCCCACTCGTGGCGGCGGCTCGTCGTCGGAGCCCCTCGGCCACCTCGGCCAGCGCCCGGGCCGCGCGCTCGCCGTCCGCGACCGGATCGGTGGAGCCCGGCTCGTCGGGATCGATGCCCGGTGCGGGCCGCACGGGGACGGCGGGCCCGAAGGAAACACCCTCGGACACGCCGATCCCCTGCAGGCGGAGCGCCTCGCTCATGCCTCGCCCTTCACGAGCAGCTCGGCGAGACGGTCGAGGGCCTCCTCGTTGCCGTCCTCGGCGGAGAGCTGCACCTCGTCGCCGTGCTCGGCGCCGAGGGTCATCACCTCCAGCAGGCTCGACGCATCGGCCTCCTCCCCGTCGAAGGTGATCGTGACGTCCACGCCGGTGGCCTCGACGGCCTCGACGAACACCGCTGCGGGACGCGCATGGAGGCCGTTCGCGGCGCGGATGGTGGCAGACCTGGTGATCATGATTGCTCCTTGTCAGTTGAGGGTGACCGTCGCGGCCTGCTCGGCCGAGCCGGTGATGGCGAGTTCGGCGACCTGCTTGGCGTTGGTGCAGACGACGGGCGTGATCGGGTTGCGTCCGGCGGCGCGCACCTTCGTCAGGTCGACGCGGATGACGGGCTGTCCGGCCTCGACGTGGTCGCCGGTGCCGGCGAGCGCCTCGAAGCCCTCACCCTTCATCTCCACCGTCTCCAGGCCGATGTGGACGAGCACCTCGAGCCCCTCGTCGGAGACCAGCGCAAATGCGTGCCCGGTCTTGAATACCTTCATGAGCTTGCCCGCGCAGGGGGCGACCACCTCGCACGTGGCTGCGTCGTCGTCGGGAACGACGGCGAACCCCTCACCCAGCATCCGCCCGGAGAACACCGGGTCCGGGACGTCGTCGAGGCCCACGATCTGCCCCTCGAACGGGGCGAGCAGGTCGACCTTCTTTCTACCGAAGCCAAACAGTGCCACGCCGCTCAGAGCTCCTGTTCGCCATGCAGAGCTGCGTCGCTGTGCCGCAACTGTGCCGCAGCCGCGTCGTAGACGAACTGCACCTTCGGCCCGATCACGACCTGGACCGACTTCTGCGACGGGCGGATCACGCCCGCCACACCGGCCTTCTTGATCTCGGACTCGCTGACCAGGGTGTAGTCGTTGATGCCCACGCGCAGGCGGGTGGCGCAGTAGTCGAGCGTGTCAATGTTGTCCGCACCGCCCAGGCCCTTGATGATCTGCGAGGCGACCTCGTCGGATTCTGCATCCGTGGAGAGCTCGGCGCCCTCGTCGGTGTCGTCTCCGCGACCGGGAGTCTTGAGGTTGAGCGCCGGGATCAGGAAGTAGAAGATCGCGAAGTAGGCCACGGCCCACACGAGGCCCTGGACGAGAAGCATGTACCACTTGTTGGCGATCGGGTTCTGGGAGCTCAGGAACATGTCGACGAAGCCCGCCGAGAAGCCGAAGCCGGCAGTCCACTGGAAGAATGCGGCGACCGCCACCGACAAGCCGGTGAGGATGGCATGCACGACGTACAGCAGCGGTGCGACGAACATGAAGGAGAACTCCAGCGGCTCGGTCACGCCGGTGAAGAACGAGGCCAGCGCTCCGGCGAGCATCAGGGAGCCGACGGCCTTCTTGCGCTTGGAGTCGGCACGCAGGTAGATCGCGAGCGCGGCGGCCGGAAGCCCGAACATCATGACCGGGAAGAAGCCGGCCTGGTACATGCCCACGTTGCCGATGACCTCACAGGACTTCGCGGCGGCGTCCCAGACGCCCGGGCAGGATGCGGCGTCGGTGGCGGCCTTCGCGGCCTCGATGGTCTTGGCGCCGCCCAGGAAGTCGCCGATGTCGTTGATGCCCGCGACGTCGAACCAGAAGATCTGGTTGAGCGCGTGATGGAGACCGGTCGGGATCAGGAGACGGTTGAAGAAGCCGTAGATGCCCGCACCGATGGCGCCCTGCCCGACGATCCACTGGCCGAAGTGGAAGAGGATCGAGTAGAGCAACGGCCAGACGAAGTAGAGGATGCCCGAGAGAATCATCGAGAAGAACGACATCATGATCGGGACGAGGCGCCTGCCGGAGAAGAACGCCAGCGCATCGGGCAGCTTGGTGGAGTGGAACTTGTTGTACGTCCACGCGGCGAGGACACCGACGAGAATGCCGACGAGCACGTTGCCGTTGTTCATCTTGGACCAACCCTCTGCGATCCAAGCGAGCTTGTCAGCGCCGGCGAGCTTTTCGAGATCGATGCCCTGGTAGCCGGCGACAGCCTTCTCACCAAGCAGTGCGGTCACGGTGCCGTAGCCGATGAAGCCGGCGAGCGCCGACGCGCCGTTGGAGTCCTTCGCCAGGCCGTAGGCGATCGCGATGGCGAAGATCCAGCCGAGGTAGTCGAGGATCGCGGAGCCGGCCTTGATCAGGATGGCGGCGACGATGCTCTCCGACCCCCAGCCGACCGGGTCGATCCAGTAACCGATGCCCATCAAGATGGCGGCCACGGGCATCACTGCCACTGCCCCCATCAGGGCCTTTCCGAGCCGTTGCAGGCTCTGCATGACGTTCATTGGAGTTTCCTTTCGTGGTGTTGCCGCGCTCGATGGAGCCGGGACGTTGCTGGTCAACGGTGAGTTCCTCGAGCCGTTCAGGGGCGCCGACCCGAGGATGTCGGCGAGGGTTGTCGTCGGGAGGCTTCGGCGTCCTTGCGCCAACCGTGGATCAGCACCGCGAGGTAGGCTGTCTCACCCTCGGCCTGCCTCGGTACGGTGCTGGTGCCGAGGATCCGGCACACGAGCGACTCCGCGATCGCGTGGTCGGCGGAGAGGTCCCGACGGATCGAGTGGCGGGCGTCGTTGGTGCGGAAGGTGCCGTGACGCAGGCGTTTCGTCGCGACGACCACCTCTCTCAGGATCGTCTCCCGCACCTCGGTGTCGTCGGTGCCCAGCAACGTGGTGATCTCGTCGACGAGGTCCGCCAACTCGTTGGCGCGCCTGAGCGGCTGCTTGACAGTCTCTCCCGTACGCGCGGCGTTGAGGTGGAGGGCGATGAAGCTGGCCTCGTCGTCGGGGAGCTTGACGCCCAGGCGGTCGTTCAGCCAGTGCAGCGCAATGGACGCGGCGGCGAACTCCTCGGGGAACATCTCCCGAATCTGGGGGCTGAGCGGGTTGGCGATCGTCTCGCCATGGCGTACGCGCTGGACCGCAAATGCGAGGTGGTCGAGCAGCAGCACGTGGATCGCCGGGTGGAGGCCGCCCAAGGAATCGGCGGCCAGTTCGACGGCGTGCGCGATGTCGTCGACCGCGATCTCCCCGATCGAGGACACCCAACTGAGCAGTTGGACCCGTTCAGGCTCCATCTCGATGTACTGCTGCTGGATACCTGCTGGATCGATGACGTCGCCATCCTTGCGTCCGTACCCGATCCCGCGTCCGACCAGCACCATCTCGTGCTCGTCCAAGCGTGCGAGCACGGCATTGTTGCTCAGCACACGAACGATGCGACGCTCTGATTGTTGGTCCACAGGAGCTCCTCGGTGAGCATGACGGACGCACCCATGCGCCCGTCGTCCGGTAATGCCTGTGGTCAGTTACACCCGGGATGACGATCTGCCACTGAGCACACTAGGCCTTGGCTACGAACTGCGCAAGGGTTTGTCCTCAATTGCTCGAAGTGCTCACCGAAACTGCCCATTGCCCTCAGCGGGCCAGATGCTCCCCGACGATCCGCCTCGCCTCGGCCGTGTCCTGGGCGTCGACGCGCGTCTGGCCGGGCGCGGGCGTGCTGAGGTGGACAGCGCGCATCGGGGGGACGCAGATCGCGAGCCCGGCGCGGGTGAGCATGCCGCGGTCGTTCTCGGAGTCACCCATCGCGATGACCTCGCTCCAGTCGACGCCGAGCGCCTTGACGATCACGTCGCCTCCCTTGGCATCGTGCGCGTCGCAGGTGACGAGGTCGGCGTAGCCGTGCCCGGAGACGACGATCTCCGTGCCGGGCCAGCGGACGCGGCGGCGGAGGTCGTCGAGCTGGGCGTCATCGTCGAAGAGGAAGAGGACCTTGCCGTAGCGGTCCGCGTGGGCGTGGAGGTCGCCGATGACGGGATGGTCGTCGATGTAGCCGATCTCGTGCTCGACGCGCGCAGAGACATGCGAGATGTACCACTCACGGTCGGTGAATCCCCAGACCTCGACGCCCTCCTCGGCAGCGACGTCCAGCGCGAGTTCGGCGGCGCCGCGGGGCAGGGCGCGGTGAGCGAGGACCTGCCAGTCCTCGCCGAGGCGCTGCAGCACCGAGGCGCCCGAGCCGGAGGCGACGTACTCGACGCCGGGGATGTCGTCCACGATGTGGGTCAGCGAGCCGCTGGTGCGTCCCGAACACAGCGCGACGTGGACACCGGCGACGTGCAGCTCGGTGAGCATGTCGAGGGTCCCCGGATTCCATCTGCCCTTGTGGCGGAGAGTTCCGTCGACATCGCACAGCGCCAGTCGGTACTGGCCGGGACTGTCGGCGACGGTCTGTTCGGTCTTGGCTGCCACGATCCTTCAGGACTCCCTTCCACGCGCCCGGGCGCGCACGCCCAGTATTACCCACTGATGCTCCAGTGGTTGTCCAGCGTGCACATCCCGCTCCCCCAAATCAGGGATCTTCCGGGGCTTTGAACCACCAATTCACACTCGATGCTCGATTGGTCGTCCAGCAATGCTTTTCTCAGATTCGAGTGTGAGCTGGTGGTTCGATGCCTCCAGATCCCCCCGCAAATCCCCTTGCTGGGGAGCCGGATCCGTCACCGGCAGATCCCTCGCCGCCGCGACCACCGTACGAATGAACAGCATCATCCACACCAGCGCCAACGAGACGGCGAGCATCTCGAAGCCTGTGGTGCCCAAGGTGCCTGCCACCTTGAAGAGGTACGCGAGCAGGGCCAACAGCGCGAGCGTCGCGGCAGAGACCCAGCGAAACGCCCACGGAATCTGGCGCAGGATGATCGGCGAGAGGACAGCGAGCAGCATGAACGACAGCACTGCGCCGTAGGTGGCGATGAGGTGCCCCCGATGCGACAGCGTGACAGGAATGAGCCCGATGCCGCTCAGCATCGCACCCATCGTGACGATCCCGCTGCGCACCACGTGTGACTTCCAGCGGCCCTGACCTGTGGCGTCGAGCCAGCGCTGCATGTCATGGGTGAGGAAGTCGGCCATCGTCATCATGACGAGCCCGGTGAGTGCGAGGGTGTAGTTGAACGCGAAGCCCGCGAGCCCCGGCGTCATTCCGAGCTGGGAGAAGTGGACCCGCCACCAGAACTCATTGGAGGTGTTGACCGCGCTCAGCACGGCACCCATCACGAGAAACACCGACACGAGCACCGACAACAGCGCCGTGCTGAGCCGCCCCACGATGCCGGAGACCACGTACCCGCTGATCGCGGAGGCGCCCGCGATGTAGGCGGTGCCGGACCACACATCAAACTGCAGCCCGATGAAGGCCGCATCGACGACGCTGTTGAAGGACCGCATCGCGAAGTACATCAGCGTGCCGAGCATGAGGGTGAGCCCACCACCGCCGATCAGGCGTCGGACAGGGCTCACCTTCCCGTACCACGGCACGATCCGCTCCCCGAAACGCAGCAACGTCACCAGACACACGACTGCAGCGAAGACACCTGCAGACATCGAGGCGATGGCACCCACCGACGACCACGCGCTGCCCCGAAACGGAGTCAGGTCACGCAACTGCACGAGCCCGACCACGACGTCGACCAGTGCCCCGAAGGCACCCATCAGGAGGCTGGCGTTCTCAAGCTGGCGATCGCTGAGCTTGGCAGGGGTAGGGGAGATTGTGGCGGATGAGGACTCGAGGGTCATGACGCACCTTTCGATTCTCGGCCATCCCCAGCCTAGCGACGACGAGACCGCGGGTCGTCGTCGGATCCTTCGCTGGCGGGCACGAAGGTGCCCGATGGGTAGGGTTGGGGCGTGAAGAACATCTGGCGCATCGTCTCGGACGCCCGCGAGCTGTGGCCACTGTACGTGGGCATCATCGTCGGCGCCATCGTCACCACGGCCACCACCCTGGTGATGCCGTTCCTGATCGCAGAAGCGACGCAGGTCGTCGTCGACATGGCCACCGGCAGCCGGGCCGCATCGATCATGCCGTTGGTGTGGCTGGCGGTGTGGCTGCTGGTGGTGATGGTGGTCAACTCGCTCATCACCAACGTCACCGGCTACTGGGGCGACCTGATGAGCATGCGCGTGCGCCGGATCCTGTCGCACAACTATTTCGACAAGCTGCTGCGCCTGCCACAGCGCTGGTACGACGCGCAGCTGACGGGTTCGATCATCTCCAAGCTGGACCGTTCGATCCACACGGTGGTGCAGTTTCTGCAGGTCTTCGCCAACTCGTTCTTCACGACGATCCTCACCATCGTGGTGGTGCTGGTCGTCGCAGGCTGGCACTCGCCGTGGCTGGCGCTGCTGCTGGTGGTCATCTATCCGACGTTCGTGTGGCTGACCGCGCTCACCAGCCGCAGATGGCAGGTGTGGGAGAAACAGAAGAACGAGCACTTCGACGTCGCGGGCGGGCGGTTCGCGGAGGTGGTCTCGCAGCTTCGGGTGGTGAAGTCGTTCACCACTGAGCGCTCCGAGCTCGCACACTTCGACCGCCACTACGACGCGGCGGTGGAGCTCACGGGCGAGCAGTCGAGGTTCTGGCACTGGATGGATGTGGCTAGACGCGGCGCCCTCGACATCGTGTTCTTCGGCGTGTACCTGATCATCTTCGTCGCCACCGCGAAGGGGACGTTCACCGTCGGCTCGATGGTGCTGTTGATCCAGCTCATCCAGATCGCGAAGGCGCCCGTGACGTCAATGAGCTACTACGTCGACACCATGCAGCGCGCCGTCACCGGCTCCACCGAGTACTACAAGGTGATGGACGTGCCTGAGGAGCCGCTCAACCCGCTCGCCTGCGATGCCGCGACGGTCGTCGAGTGGAGCGACGGGGAAAAGGTGGTGGAGTTCCGCGACGTCAGCTTCGGCTACGACGAGGACCGGCTCGTCCTGCACGACATCGACCTGGCCATCAAGCGCGGCGAACGCATCGCGCTCGTCGGTGAGTCCGGAGGGGGCAAGTCGACGCTGGTCAATCTCGTCATGCGGCTCTACGCCCCCACCTCGGGCGAGGTCCACGTGCTCGGGCACGACGTCACGACCGTGCCGGTGACGGCGCTGCGTCGCGAGATCGGGATGGTGTTCCAGGACGCGAGCCTGTTCTCGGGCACGATCCGGGAGAACCTCCACTACGGAGACCCGAACGCCGACGACGACCAGTTGCGGGAGGCGCTGCGTCGCTCCAACGCGCTGCGCTTCGTCGATGATCTTCCAGCAGGCCTCGACACCGAGATCGGTGAGCGCGGCGTGAAGCTCTCCGGCGGGCAGAAGCAGCGGATCGCCGTCGCCCGCGCGATGCTGAAGGACGCGCCGATCCTCATCCTCGACGAGGCCACCTCGGCCCTCGACACGAAGGCGGAGCGGCAGGTGCAGGCCGGTCTTGAGGAGCTCATGGCCGGACGGACCGCGATCATCATCGCGCACCGGCTCTCGACGATCTCCTCCGTCGACCGCATCGTCACGCTGCGCGGCGGCACCATCGACGAGGTGGGATCCCCTGCGGAACTCGCGAAGACGAACGGCATCTACGCACAGCTGCTGGCGCTGCAAGCGTCGGATTCCGCCACCGGACGGAAGATCCTCAAGCGGTTCGGGCTCATCGGCTAATCCCGAATGTGCGACTGAGCGCACTCCAGTTGCTGATTTTCGCCCAGCAGAGGGCATTTTCATGATCTGGAGTGCGCTCAGTCGCGCATCTGCGTTTACACGTTGCGCTGCAGCAGTGATTGCTCGACGCCGGGTTGCGGCCGCCGGGGTTTAGAACGCAACCACAAGCTGGACGAACACGATCTTCGCGATAATCCCCAGCGCGAACAGGGCGGTGTAACCGGCGTCGGTGCGGTCGTCGTCGATGAGGGAATTGGCGTGGTTCAAGATGGCCGGCTGTCCGACGAGGCCCGCCATCGCGCCGGCGACGCGCGCCGTCGAGTGCCCGAGGAGATAGCCGAGCACCCAGAAGACTCCGAGCAGGATCACCAAGGCAACGGCAGCGGTGAGGCCCACTTTGAGGCCGGTGAGCGAAAACGCGGTGGACGCGAAGGCCTGCCCGCTGGAGAGGCCGACGCAAGCGAGGAAGAGCACGAGGCCGAGCTGGCGGATGGTGAGATTGGCGGCGTTTGGGATGGTCCACACGAGCGGACCGGAGCGATCGAGGTAGCCCAGGATGAGGCCGACGACGAGCGGTCCTGCGGCGCTGCCGAGCGCGATGGCGCCCGCGCCGAAGGGGATCGAGATCAGCCCGAGCGCGATGCCCAGCGCCATGCCAAGACCCATCGAGAAGAAGTCGACTTCGGTAACCTTCCGCTCGCTGTCGCCGAATACGCCGGCCAATTCGTCGAGGCGCCCTGAGGGGGCGACGGCCAGCACGCGGTCGCCCAGCTGGAGGCGCATCTCGGCGTGGGCGAGCAGTTCGGTGTCGCCGCGGCGTACGCGGGTGATGATGCCGTCGAAGCGGGCGGGAATGCGCAGTTCGTTCACGGTGCGGCCTGCGGTGCGCGGGTTGGAGACGACGAAGTGGCGGAAGTCGACGGCGCGACGGTCGTGGAGGAGATGCTCCTCCACTTCGTCGCCGACCTGTTCCGCCGCGCGGTGCACACCGTCGGAGGTGCCGACGAGCACCACGCGGTCGCCGCGGTGGAGGAGCTGGTCGGGGCGGGCGACGGTCATCTCCCCGTCGCGCATCATGTAGGAGATGCGCACCTCGCCGCCCACTTTGCCGGGGACCTCCGCGATGCCGGGCACGTCGTGGACGTAGATGTCGTCGTGGAGTTCGACGGTGATGGCTTCGAGGCGGGCGCGCGCAGCGCGGTCGGGGTCGTTGCGGGCGGGGAGCCGAACGCGGGTCACGAACGTGACCATGATCATGGTGATGATCACGCCC is a genomic window containing:
- a CDS encoding PRD domain-containing protein, giving the protein MDQQSERRIVRVLSNNAVLARLDEHEMVLVGRGIGYGRKDGDVIDPAGIQQQYIEMEPERVQLLSWVSSIGEIAVDDIAHAVELAADSLGGLHPAIHVLLLDHLAFAVQRVRHGETIANPLSPQIREMFPEEFAAASIALHWLNDRLGVKLPDDEASFIALHLNAARTGETVKQPLRRANELADLVDEITTLLGTDDTEVRETILREVVVATKRLRHGTFRTNDARHSIRRDLSADHAIAESLVCRILGTSTVPRQAEGETAYLAVLIHGWRKDAEASRRQPSPTSSGRRP
- the nagE gene encoding N-acetylglucosamine-specific PTS transporter subunit IIBC, whose protein sequence is MNVMQSLQRLGKALMGAVAVMPVAAILMGIGYWIDPVGWGSESIVAAILIKAGSAILDYLGWIFAIAIAYGLAKDSNGASALAGFIGYGTVTALLGEKAVAGYQGIDLEKLAGADKLAWIAEGWSKMNNGNVLVGILVGVLAAWTYNKFHSTKLPDALAFFSGRRLVPIMMSFFSMILSGILYFVWPLLYSILFHFGQWIVGQGAIGAGIYGFFNRLLIPTGLHHALNQIFWFDVAGINDIGDFLGGAKTIEAAKAATDAASCPGVWDAAAKSCEVIGNVGMYQAGFFPVMMFGLPAAALAIYLRADSKRKKAVGSLMLAGALASFFTGVTEPLEFSFMFVAPLLYVVHAILTGLSVAVAAFFQWTAGFGFSAGFVDMFLSSQNPIANKWYMLLVQGLVWAVAYFAIFYFLIPALNLKTPGRGDDTDEGAELSTDAESDEVASQIIKGLGGADNIDTLDYCATRLRVGINDYTLVSESEIKKAGVAGVIRPSQKSVQVVIGPKVQFVYDAAAAQLRHSDAALHGEQEL
- the ptsP gene encoding phosphoenolpyruvate--protein phosphotransferase codes for the protein MSEALRLQGIGVSEGVSFGPAVPVRPAPGIDPDEPGSTDPVADGERAARALAEVAEGLRRRAAATSGEASEILEMTASLATDKGLSKAIAKQLAGGAGLTRAVDAAVGTYVAKLQKLGGYMAQRSTDLNDVRDRAIARLRGLPEPGVPAMTEPGIVVARDLAPAETAVLDPALVLGIITAEGGPTSHTAILASGRGIPAVVRAEGITAVEEGTKVLLDGGSGEVFVRPAPELVTAFTERAERRRAALGDASGPGRTACGHPVALLANVGTVEDAELAADKDVEGVGLFRTEFLFLDREVPPTCEEQTESYTRVLRAFGDRRVVIRTLDAGADKPLHFADLGAEENPALGRRGLRLSQVRQELLDDQLAALAAAQRATGADLRVMAPMVATAEEAQWFAARARAAGLTTVGIMIETPAAAITSRHVLAGLEFASLGTNDLTQYTMAADRMQGALAHLLTPWQPAVLHMIAAACAGGEATGAKIGVCGEAAGDPLLALVLVGLGVSSLSMSPGKVPAVRMALRHHSLEQCRALAGRALAARTAHDARGVVAAEADPSVLELIG
- a CDS encoding HPr family phosphocarrier protein translates to MITRSATIRAANGLHARPAAVFVEAVEATGVDVTITFDGEEADASSLLEVMTLGAEHGDEVQLSAEDGNEEALDRLAELLVKGEA
- a CDS encoding aspartate:alanine exchanger family transporter, whose product is MVEILAGAPLLTLFLAVALGTLLGAIPFGPLRFGPAGALFVGLALGALDPALGEGLGLVQAIGLGLFVYTIGLAAGESFFRDFAKQAPLMLGAVVLLGGYAALIVGADALLGIDPAMGGGLFAGSLTTTPALAAAQSASGGSPAPAVGYAITYPVGVIITMIMVTFVTRVRLPARNDPDRAARARLEAITVELHDDIYVHDVPGIAEVPGKVGGEVRISYMMRDGEMTVARPDQLLHRGDRVVLVGTSDGVHRAAEQVGDEVEEHLLHDRRAVDFRHFVVSNPRTAGRTVNELRIPARFDGIITRVRRGDTELLAHAEMRLQLGDRVLAVAPSGRLDELAGVFGDSERKVTEVDFFSMGLGMALGIALGLISIPFGAGAIALGSAAGPLVVGLILGYLDRSGPLVWTIPNAANLTIRQLGLVLFLACVGLSSGQAFASTAFSLTGLKVGLTAAVALVILLGVFWVLGYLLGHSTARVAGAMAGLVGQPAILNHANSLIDDDRTDAGYTALFALGIIAKIVFVQLVVAF
- a CDS encoding ABC transporter ATP-binding protein, with protein sequence MKNIWRIVSDARELWPLYVGIIVGAIVTTATTLVMPFLIAEATQVVVDMATGSRAASIMPLVWLAVWLLVVMVVNSLITNVTGYWGDLMSMRVRRILSHNYFDKLLRLPQRWYDAQLTGSIISKLDRSIHTVVQFLQVFANSFFTTILTIVVVLVVAGWHSPWLALLLVVIYPTFVWLTALTSRRWQVWEKQKNEHFDVAGGRFAEVVSQLRVVKSFTTERSELAHFDRHYDAAVELTGEQSRFWHWMDVARRGALDIVFFGVYLIIFVATAKGTFTVGSMVLLIQLIQIAKAPVTSMSYYVDTMQRAVTGSTEYYKVMDVPEEPLNPLACDAATVVEWSDGEKVVEFRDVSFGYDEDRLVLHDIDLAIKRGERIALVGESGGGKSTLVNLVMRLYAPTSGEVHVLGHDVTTVPVTALRREIGMVFQDASLFSGTIRENLHYGDPNADDDQLREALRRSNALRFVDDLPAGLDTEIGERGVKLSGGQKQRIAVARAMLKDAPILILDEATSALDTKAERQVQAGLEELMAGRTAIIIAHRLSTISSVDRIVTLRGGTIDEVGSPAELAKTNGIYAQLLALQASDSATGRKILKRFGLIG
- a CDS encoding PTS glucose transporter subunit IIA, coding for MALFGFGRKKVDLLAPFEGQIVGLDDVPDPVFSGRMLGEGFAVVPDDDAATCEVVAPCAGKLMKVFKTGHAFALVSDEGLEVLVHIGLETVEMKGEGFEALAGTGDHVEAGQPVIRVDLTKVRAAGRNPITPVVCTNAKQVAELAITGSAEQAATVTLN
- a CDS encoding HAD-IIB family hydrolase; translation: MAAKTEQTVADSPGQYRLALCDVDGTLRHKGRWNPGTLDMLTELHVAGVHVALCSGRTSGSLTHIVDDIPGVEYVASGSGASVLQRLGEDWQVLAHRALPRGAAELALDVAAEEGVEVWGFTDREWYISHVSARVEHEIGYIDDHPVIGDLHAHADRYGKVLFLFDDDAQLDDLRRRVRWPGTEIVVSGHGYADLVTCDAHDAKGGDVIVKALGVDWSEVIAMGDSENDRGMLTRAGLAICVPPMRAVHLSTPAPGQTRVDAQDTAEARRIVGEHLAR